Genomic segment of Scyliorhinus torazame isolate Kashiwa2021f unplaced genomic scaffold, sScyTor2.1 scaffold_1482, whole genome shotgun sequence:
aacagccagcgggagatagaggagcagataggtagacagattttggaaaagagtaaaaacaacagggttgtggtgatgggagacttcaacttccccaatattgactgggactcacttagtgccaggggcttagacggggcggagtttgtaaggagcatccaggagggcttcttaaaacaacatgtaaacagtccaactagggaaggggcggtactggacctggtattggggaatgagcccggccaggtggtagatgtttcagtaggggagcatttcggtaacagtgaccacaattcagtaagttttaaagtactggtggacaaggataagagtggtccgaggatgaatgtgctaaattgggggaaggctaattataacaatattaggcgggaactgaagaacatagattgggggcggatgtttgagggcaaatcaacatctgacatgtgggaggctttcaagtgtcagttgaaaggaatacaggacaggcatgttcctgtgaggaagaaagataaatacggcaattttcgggaaccttggatgacgagtgatattgtaggcctcgtcaaaaagaaaaaggaggcatttgtcagggctaaaaggctgggaacagacgaagcctgtgtggcatataaggaaagtaggaaggaacttaagcaaggagtcaggagggctagaaggggtcatgaaaagtcattggcaaatagggttaaggaaaatcccaaggctttttacacgtacataaacagcaagagggtagccagggaaagggttggcccactgaaggattggcaagagaatctatgtgtggagccagaggaaatgggcgaggtactaaatgaatactttgcatcagtattcaccaaagagaaggaattggtagatgttaagtctggagaagggggtgtagatagcctgggtcacattgtgatccaaaaagacgaggtgttgggtgtctttaaaaatattaaggtagataagtccccagggcctgatgggatctaccccagaatactgaagaaggctggagaggaaattgctgaggccttgacagaaatctttggatcctcgctgtcttcaggggatgtcccggaggactggagaatagccaatgttgttcctctgtttaagaagggtagcaaggataatcccgggaactacaggccggtgagccttacttcagtggtagggaaattactggagagaattcttcgagacaggatatactcccatttggaagcaaatggacgtattagtgagaggcagcacggttttgtgaaggggaggtcgtgtctcactaacttgatagagtttttcgaggaggtcacaaagatggttgatgcaggtagggcagtggatgttgtctatatggacttcagtaaggcctttgacaaggtccctcatggtagactagtacaaaaggtgaagtcacacgggatcaggggtgaactggcaaggtggatacagaactggctaggccatagaaggcagagggtagcaatggagggatgcttttctaattggagggctgtgaccagtggtgttccacagggatcagtgttgggacctttgctgtttgtagtatatataaatgatttggagaaaaatgtaactggtctgattagtaagtttgcagacgacacaaaggttggtggaattgcggatagcgatgaggactgtctgaggatacagcaggatttagattgtctggagacttgggcggagagatggcagatggagtttaatccggacaaatgtgaggtaatgcattttggaagggctaatgcaggtagggaatatacagtgaatggtagaaccctcaagagtattgaaagtcagagagatctaggagtacaggtccacaggtcattgaaaggggcaacacaggtggagaaggtagtcaagaaggcatacggcatgcttgccttcattggccggggcattgagtataagaattggcaagtcatgttgcagctgtatagaaccttagttaggccacacttggagtatagtgttcaattctggtcgccacactaccagaaggatgtggaggctttagagagggtgcagaagagatttaccagaatgttgcctggtatggagggcataagctatgaggagcgattgaataaactcggtttgttctcactggaacgaaggaggttgaggggcgacctgatagaggtatacaaaattatgaggggcatagacagagtggatagtcagaggcttttccccagggtagaggggtcaattactagggggcataggtttaaggtgagaggggcaaggtttagagtagatgtacgaggcaagttttttacgcagagggtagtgggtgcctggaactcgctaccggaggaggtagtggaagcagggacgatagggacatttaaggggcatcttgacaaatatatgaataggatgggaatagagggatacggacccaggaagtgtagaagattgtagtttagtcgggcagtatggtcggcacgggtttggagggccgaagggcctgttcctgtgctgtacatttctttgttctttgttcaccgccccacacccattcacctgaacttttccccactgacacccaccgcggccacacgcccgttctgccgaaacctcagaggacttgcctcagaggccccccgagaccagacgcttgttcagaggaactagcttttcagctgatgcttgttcgggtaccagacgcccgatcgtagctgctcttgtgattcgagGTTAGAATCAaagcagcaaccccaccacgatgactacatttttgcccgttcttgacggttgctcaggcagtggagaaacggcgtgagacccccccccccccgttggtcaaaaacgctcgggtaggggagatacggtattggtacccatcctacctggggactccatccaaatcttacccgtcgcggcccacacgcacatcattcgaccttttcctttcaaaaacaggttTATTTATttcggcaacctttgggttgccgccaaatgctatttacatcctagaacgttTGGATGCgacacttagcactggtccaccattgggaagtgtgtcctaacatttgttttggaatAAAAACTGGGGGAGAAGTCAcgcattgtgaccaattataagggtttaattggccccaaggacagacatactaacacaccggatattaaaccaaggtagtttacACACACACTACgcctgtttttacagaactccagaagctccaagaccggagaaaaacagagaaaggaagaggacaaccatgaggacttctttcatcgtgctccacatcttttttggacactcggttgcgcgggaacgcggaccccgttactccaaacccccccccctgccgttaatgtttcactgccccgcagtaccgagggcccagtcaccagccacgctgcattatcctggtgtgccaggttcataacttggtactccctatcgtacgtcATTGAGGCCCTGTTAGCATTGGTCATactctgtgcagtacagaccatgcagcTCCGCAaggggaaaaggagagcgtaccgcgctcgaaccccggtctatcggatccgatccccgatattcggctatgagcaGACCCCCGCAACCTATAAAGAATAGAGAGTACTCACTTGCgttattcctgtaaataaagagatgtacaaaacatttcatttttaaaaaatgtatgatcctgagcttgactgccgagCCAggaaaagagtatattaaatgttgtgattgttgtatgttttcggaagataggataatgcaatgtttggtgagtattgaggtaaaattagaggttcccagttctatttttttttttgatacatgcccctgcctgacatagcgccctcaagaatcgtttaggtaaatttttgtgcatagctagggtcagagtagtggccatgtaggaggtgccccccccccccccccccgcccgccaacgGTCAGGGAAcgaaaaggacaaaatttatgtgatccttcacgcttcgcgttagggtcaCAAGGCGGGCATgtcgccacgtaaaatggctgcttcccgattaatttggccaaaacccggctTAAAAAGGTCGTGCCAGGAGCCAGTGTCCCCCTTAACGAAACCACGATGTTCCCCCCCCCGAAGGCTCCGggagatgcggagaaagacgggGACCGTTGCGGACCGGTGCCTGTGAGAGGTACCGTGATGTTGGTCAACAGCCCGGACCACAAGGAGGGGTTGAAGCGGGGAAATGGTTCAGAATGGCGCTtggcacacaagatggagacacagagaataaagcagacataactgatgcctggagcccagcgaggtgccagtgggacaggtgggaacagatccaggacaaaggacgattaagaaatacataaatgcgggactccGCTTGAATAAagatgacttcagccaaggtgtacacaatgaatgATATGCTGGTACGAATgttttgggccatttcctaaaacaaagggacaatcgatactactttcctgctgctacctgtaacctgttaaacctctttgactgtgaattgcttacaaatagcgatgtacaatctacaaAATGTTtagagataacaaggtgataattgttttgtacctgggctcattgtgaacccgaagtggccgtttagagataacaaggtgataattgttttgtatctgggctcattgtgaacccgaagtggctgtttaaagataacaaggtgattatTGTTTTGcacctgggctcattgtgaacccgaagtggctgtttagagataacaaggtgataattgttttgtatctggactcattgtgaacccgaagtggctgtttagagataacaaggtgataattgttttgtatctgggctcattgtgaacccgaagtggctgtttagagataacaaggtgataattgttttgtatctggactcattgtgaacccgaagtggctgtttagagataacaaggtgataattgtttttgtacctgggcccattgtgaacccgaagtggctgtttagagataacaaggtgataattgttttgtatctggactcattgtgaacccgaagtggctgtttagaGATAactaggtgataattgttttgtacctgggctcattgtgaacccgaagtggccgtttagagataacaaggtgataattgttttgtacctgggcccattgtgaaccctaagtggctgtttaaagataactaggtgataattgttttctacctgggctcattgtgaacccgcagTGGCTGTTtagagataacaaggtgataattgttttgtatctgggctcattgtgaacccgaagtggctgtttagagataacaaggtgataattgtttttgttttctgggctcattgtgaacccgaagtggctgtttagagataacaaggtgataattgttttggacCTGGGCTCATTGTGATAgccatgtacaatctataaaatgtttaaagtagTTACCGGGAAAGTAGCGCTCCctcccggccacagtctaagggaCTGAATCTGaaccgtgtgggcagcacggtagccttgtggatagcacaattgcttcacagctccagggtcccaggttcgattcccggcttgggtcactgtctgcgcggagtctgcccgtcctccccgtgtgggcgtgggtttcctccgggtgctccggtttcctctctcagtccaaagatgtgcaggtttaggtggattggccgtgctaaattgcccttagtgtccaaaattgcccttagtgttgggtggggttactgggttatggggatagggtggaggtgttgaccttgggtagggtgctctttccaagagccggtgcagactcgatgggccgaatggcctccttctgcactgtaaatgctatgataactaggtgataattgttttgtacctgggctcattgtgaacccgaagtataaaatgaatgactgccattaaaaaccgggagaaaggctggctaccgtaccgcggggtacgtacgctttctcccgaagctttgtgtaTCTGATCCACAGCAAGTCTGccgcttgaagtggttgatttttcctcaCAACAGGGAgcgaatctgaacctcctccccgggaaaggagcacccTCGAAACCagttcctctccccttccctcggggaccggcAGCGATGGGCCACCGAGTTGCTGTCCCacaccatccaggaagctcccagaggcggcccgcctgtcaaatcggcccgggggggaggggggggggggcggatatggTTAATGACTTGCACACTGCCACTCCTCGCTGTGCTGAGCGTATGTGTCCCCGTCCCctgctgcctgtctgtgtgtgtgtgtgtgtgtgtgtgtgcgtgtccctccccctctctctccctccacccctcccccaataatCCCTGCACAGGAAATGGGGGGTGGAGGAGACAGGAGACAAGAGACAAGTTTCCAATGGGAAatgttgttgcttccttccgcttTCTGCAGCCGAGGGCTGGAATCCGCGAGGAGGTGAGTCGATCCGCAAACCTTCACCCAGAgaacacagcagcagcagcagcatcaaaCCCCCCAACAGGTTCAGCAATTCAAGTAGAGTTTATTTCGACAATAAATTATACAGAGGGGTTAATCCCGGTGAATATGCCCACCATCGGCGAGGcaaaaagagggtgggggggggaagggttgggatgggggaagggggtttcGGTTCTGGGTCACCGGGGaaaggcacgcccccccccccccacaagagccAGGAGTTGGTCGTTGTTTACTGgctgaggaaggggcagcgctccggGATTAACCTGCCGTTGTCAGACCTGTTGCTGTGCTCGTTCGGGGCCCCCTTTCCGCACCGTGGCTTGTGTCGCTGCtgcgagaggggaggggagggggggggggggtgtgtagagagagagggggagttccCGTCCTGTTCAGTGCAAACTTGTCATTTTAGTGCATCGTACCATCAGGAGAGAGATCGCCCCGCTCGTACCGGCCGCGTTGGGAGGTTGTgcgtggaggggagagggggaagagggagaaaaggagagagacacagcgagagagagagacagagggagagaggaagagagagagagagagacagagagagacagagggagagacacagcgagagagagagacagagggagagagagacagagagagagagacagagagagagagacagagagagacacacagagagagacagagacggagagagacagagagagagagagacagagagagagagacagagagagagtgagagagacagagacagagagagagagacagagggagagagaaagacacacagagagacagagagagaggagacagagagagagagtgagacagagagagagagacagagagagagacagagagagagagacagagagagagacagagagacacacagagagacagagagagagagagacagagagagacacacagagagacagagagagagcgagacagagagagacagagagagagagggacagagagagggagagaaagagagagaaagagagagacagagagtgagagagacagagagagacagagagagagtgagagagacagagacagagagagagacagagggagagagagagagacacagcgagagagacagagagagagagacagagagagacagagagagagagtgagacagagagagagagacagagagagagacagagagagagagacagagagagagacagagagacacacagagagacagagagagagcgagacagagagagacagagagagagagggacagagagagggagagaaagagagagaaagagagagacagagagtgagagagacagagagagacagagagagagtgagagagacagagacagagagagagacagagggagagagagagagacacagcgagagagacagagagagagagagagagacagagagagagagagagagagagagagagacagagagagagagagatacagcgagagagacagagagagagagagagagagagagagagagagagagacagagagagacagagagagagagacagagagagacagagagagagagtgagacagagagagagacagagagagagagatagagagagagacacacacacacagagggagagagagagacagagggagagagaaagagacagagagaaagggagagacagagagagacagagtcagagacagagagagagacagagacagagagagagacagagagagagggagagacacagcgagagagagagacgactgtGGGCCCCTTTGCCCCATTAGGGGCAGTTGCCCCATTAGGGGGCAGCTTGGCgggttcaaaccccccccccctcacagcccGTTGGTGTTGGCTGGCACACCGGTGATGAGACGGGCAAGCCCCCCGTGGACCTGTGCCTGGAGGGGTCCGTACtcgacccgctccccgtccacggtGATGGTGCCCCGTGCGCTCAGTGGCTCCAGGCGGAAGGCCAGGGCGGGCACACAGAAGAGGTGCGGGCACTGGAGGTCGAAGTGGGTGCCCTTCTCCATGGCCAGGAAGAGGCGCAGGAGGGCGCGGCGGGAGATGCCCCGCCTTCACGTAGCAGAGGTGCAGGCAGCGCTCGGAGAAGCGGGCAAAGGGGGCCGCCATGAGATCGGCCCCCAGGTGGGTCTGGTAGATGGCCAGCACCAGCACGaagtcaccctccaccgtctcccaGTGCGGGGGCACCGGCTGGTCCAGAGGGGGCAGGAGGGCGTCCTGGAGCAGGCCCGGGGGCTggccgagcgggggggggggctcctcggccccctccccctcccccccctccccctccccctccccctcctcctcctcgaggccGTCTGGCAGCGAGCTCCCCTCGAAGGAGAAGCTCTCGCAGGCCCGGAAGAGGGGGGGCGAGTCGTCGGGGGCCCCCCCGCGCCACAGGCCCGCGTCGGAGAGGGCCCGCCCCAGCGCGgggtgccggcggggggggggcgggggcggggggggcggggggggcctcgcCCGAGGTGGTGACGCTGCGGCACAGAGCCCGCCTGGGGCGGAGGGGGGCCGGCAGGTAGGACAGGCGCCCCGCGGTAACGGCGCAGCGAGGCCAGGCACATGAGGGTCCCCACGGAAAAACGGGCAGCGCCAACGCTGCGGTACTTTTCGCTCTCGATGTCCACGTCCGCTACGAAGCCCCAGGCCACGCTCAGGAAGGAGAAGTGGCGCCGTCCAGAGGCGGTGGTGACCGAGACCAGGTCCATGGCAGACGTCAGGCCCCGGCACAGAAGCAGGATACAGTTCACCAGCAGCTCTTCGCCCATTGCCATTCCATatctacagagagagacagagagagagggtcaccaCTCAGCCCACTAGGCCACTCGGCCATCGAGTCGGCTCCGCTATTCAGTCATTTCCTCCTCCCccgtcctcctgccttctccccgtaacccccgctCCCCCTTATTAACCCAGAACcgatctatctccgtcttaaagactcagtgatgtggcctccccagcctcctgcggcaaagacatccacagattcacctccctctggctggagaaattcctcctcatcgcggtTTGAAAGGATCGGCCCTTCGGTCTGAGGCTGCGTCCCCTCTGCGTCTAGTTTTCCCTGCACGTGGAAACGCCCTCTCTGAAGGATTGCTACCGTTGGGTTACCAGAAGCACTCTGCGATTACTGGGACGTCAGTCGAAATTTGCagctaaaacttctcaggtgccaatgggaattgttttattttgttttctatcgattacaatttgaaagtcatttaaaaggcagttCGGaggcaatttgaagctttcagaggttCAGACATTATCTTCGTGCTCACGCAGACAGCTCGACAATTTAGACTTTTGAAAGGTCAAGTCTGGAAATGAAATTACATGCTACGACTCATACGATGACAGCTCGACACTCCAACACTCCCACTCCGCACACAGACCACACCCACTGAAATGCACTcagccactcccactcccacagctCCACACTAAaaacccactccccacccacaccccacctcccacactccccactcccacacccccactcccacaccccactcccacactcccactcccacaccccactccacacccactccccactccccactcccacactcccacactcccacactccccactcccacactccccactcccacactccccactcccacccccactccacactccccatcactccccactcccacactcccactcccacactccccactcccacactcccactcccacactcccactcccacactccccactcccacactcaccacactccccactccccactcccactccactccccactcccaccactccccactcccacactcccactcccacttcccacactcccccacacccctcactcccacactcccccactcccacactcccactcccccacactcccactcccacaccaatcccactcccacactcccacaccccactccccacgtCCCCACtcaccacaccccacactcccactcccactccccactccactcccactcccactcacacccccactccccactcccacactccacactcccactccccactcccacactccccacaccccactcccacacccacacccacaccccacacccacacccacacccactccacactcccactccccactcccacactctcccacactcccacactccacactcccacactcccactcccatcccacccacaccccactcccactcccacactcccacaccccactccccactcccacactccccacacactcccacactccccactcccactcccacactccactcccacactcccactcccacactccacaTCCACACTCCTccactccacactcccacactcccactcccacactccccacctcctcccacactccacacttcccactcacacccacactcccactcccccactcccacttcccacaccccactccccacactcccactccacccccccactcaccccacactcacactccacactccactcatcccacactcccactcacactcccactcccacactccccccacactccacactccccacacccacactcccactcccacactcccccactccctcccactccccccacactcccactcccactcccactcccacaccccactcccactcccaccctcacttcccacactcccacacccacactcccactccactcccacactcccactcccacacccacactcccacaccccactcccaca
This window contains:
- the LOC140407346 gene encoding LOW QUALITY PROTEIN: sphingosine kinase 1-like (The sequence of the model RefSeq protein was modified relative to this genomic sequence to represent the inferred CDS: deleted 1 base in 1 codon), with the translated sequence MAMGEELLVNCILLLCRGLTSAMDLVSVTTASGRRHFSFLSVAWGFVADVDIESEKYRSVGAARFSVGTLMCLASLRRYRGAPVLPAGREGAEEPPPPLGQPPGLLQDALLPPLDQPVPPHWETVEGDFVLVLAIYQTHLGADLMAAPFARFSERCLHLCYVKAGISRRALLRLFLAMEKGTHFDLQCPHLFCVPALAFRLEPLSARGTITVDGERVEYGPLQAQVHGGLARLITGVPANTNGL